In a genomic window of Cryptococcus deuterogattii R265 chromosome 12, complete sequence:
- a CDS encoding sterility protein Ste20: MAFSTSSRQLPRPSIDSNVTAVADDVEDGETIESLENRLAIERRVQYGAEKMLDVIEKKSGGADGAEQEKVKANITAQLEAANEHIKSLEAKLERLRGTPQRARRRPQARLHGYPSSSSLNPLSSSHSSNVLLSAQRPRAFRQHSNLTPERDREDVAYFTQGFGTPSRGLPRMGTSSTLASSSGGIGNRPRSRSAGEDVLSPSSSWDQSSEMLMEDENTSMLLDNVKMFLRRLKEIERGKGKKIAVDNGAEEWEALARLGDMLKKSEGLRLSVESDEIVQNVLPSLGDLSTPKRRAAAYRILRYILTRESWAKMLSAGIEWLLIRTFTRDAKAVHEREQALRLIRSVIVLPPPSLRPISSSSLPRSHSQSRLYSRPNSRSTRRVVNGDREEGFVAVVMENKVPLTDGIVRAVVSVAENPDDAMRTICMETLLEIGLLDLECLVRSNAFRTVLLTFKDGPAELRPAITGLLLFLVNKPSTREFLLPGSDLETVLVGLTEAYGKIPTRLHARHLENLEQCVANIGMILASWPGLLYMCMDNCRAIKSLISSLHVPNADMRDALLNLFFQALRIKMPKYMNAFLDGKRLTVYNRTQEATAQQLQENSNEEEEVQPLTLVDHYIALLLTICIESGLLEALVAVIEEGNSTLNRKATLLLGEVLQMANRVLPLQFAAQLQSLPRLFTEATDFAKPGDRIAALSALSSIDSLNRNQTKAVRRAAADKAFTSTAQQDSLMRGQRQVQQVKLRLRLQIEDKQFQQMIVDSGLLLHRDHTKWNYEVIVDLVEGPLLNPKRLDEAIRATKFVRRLFSFFHPYNNRFSTVKRTRPNHKWVKLGCSLLSTMLSTPEGIRFLTEDKLLRQLLHCFNELDQYVGQPTARPLFARDRLEGTLTYGYFEMIGTLSKHREGMKLMEKFKFFTSFYHLSEQRSRDDIIRIIIECFDYTLDAHPRIVLSKALTSSYMETRLYATHHLGHLLQEQPILMDWGLQLMITQLYDTAMEVCDVAVMYLEEACTDPMWLEKVVQLRPTLEHLGDVGHPLFMRFVSTSVGFQYLNQAQYIERELESWLAERNLLYVIEAETFVSKTIRPWASDTIEDYWVYDGLAPSHFLGELTKTPEGCELLKERGIVAEFAEIVRLHGMEGGDPSVLTNLKSVLWALGNIGSTEGGLPFLEDEEIIMEIIDVAEQSPVLTIRGTCFFVIGLISSTRMGAEILEEFGWIATRTPLGDTTGLCLPNDVSRFVAIDAWERPDLRPFAPTLPKLHGLESEIMTSIANLSNYVLAAGAMNNLKRIRTRHPKYFSSITLFHRALRTISTNHFQAPVRRFILDLFELKLERPTLIQLVGIEASIWRSAERHTAKKEAVATTDKRQKVLDEEDQPPKSEEDREGRRRSASFPGLSPATEPISHKLESRMRGITISNIDRQKVEDAKLMSSPLGIPVLEPIVMPKEDFSANGRKVGWIDNNKAIGVEGADSPSEQASEKMKRKEPKEVEEISETIEEADKRRSNIEGQSKAKTHVRGFSVVPLDL; encoded by the exons ATGGCTTTCTCGACTTCGAGTCGCCAACTACCACGGCCAAGCATTGATAGTAATGTAACTGCTGTTGCGGAcgatgtggaagatggagagacT ATTGAAAGTTTGGAGAATAGGCTGGCCATTGAGCGAAGAGTTCAATATGGTGCAGAGAAGATGTTAGAT GTtattgagaagaagagtggaggtgCAGACGGCGCTGAACAAGAAAAAGTGAAGGCGAATATAACAGCTCAGCTCGAAGCTGCCAACGAGCACATCAAATCACTAGAAGCAAAATTAGAACGACTGAGAG GTACACCGCAAAGGGCTCGCCGACGTCCCCAAGCCCGATTACACGGCTAcccctcatcgtcctctctcaaccctctctcatcatcccacTCTTCAAACGTTCTCCTGTCAGCCCAACGTCCCCGAGCTTTTAGACAACATTCCAACCTTACGCCTGAACGAGATCGTGAAGATGTTGCTTACTTCACTCAAGGCTTTGGAACGCCCTCAAGAGGTCTACCAAGAATGGGAACATCATCAACCTTGGCCAGTTCTAGTGGAGGGATTGGTAATCGGCCAAGAAGTCGGAGCGCCGGAGAGGACGTACTTTCCCCGAGTTCCTCATGGGATCAAAGTTCGGAAATgttgatggaggatgagaataCATCGATGCTCTTGGATAATGTAAAAATGTTTTTAAGACGGTTGAAGGAAAtcgaaagaggaaaggggaaaaagatAGCTGTGGATAACGGGGCTGAGGAGTGGGAGGCGTTGGCTAGGTTGGGCGATATGTTGAAAAAGTCTGAAGGATTGAGGTTGAGTGTTGAGTCGGACGAAATCGTTCAAAA TGTACTGCCGTCCCTTGGCGATTTATCGAccccaaaaagaagagcggcCGCCTATCGCATATTACGGTACATCCTCACCCGAGAATCATGGGCCAAGATGCTTTCGGCTGGTATTGAATGGCTCCTCATACGAACATTTACCCGTGACGCCAAAGCGGTACatgaaagagaacaagCCCTACGGCTAATACGCTCTGTCATtgttcttccacctccttcgCTGCGGcctatttcttcttcctcacttccgCGATCCCATTCTCAATCACGTTTATATTCGCGTCCGAATTCTCGCTCCACTAGGAGGGTCGTGAATGGAGATcgtgaagaaggatttgTAGCAGTAGTAATGGAGAACAAGGTGCCTTTAACAGATGGGATCGTGAGAGCGGTTGTCAGTGTAGCAGAAAATCCCGATGATGCAATGCGAACAATATGCATGGAGACACTTCTGGAAATTG GTTTACTTGACTTGGAATGTCTCGTTCGATCTAACGCTTTCCGGACAGTCTTGTTAACCTTCAAGGACGGACCTGCCGAACTGCGCCCGGCTATCACAGGGCTGCTGCTTTTCCTTGTGAATAAACCATCCACAAGAgaatttcttcttcccggCTCAGACCTGGAG ACCGTGTTGGTGGGTCTGACGGAAGCATATGGCAAGATACCGACAAGGCTTCATGCGAGACACTTGGAGAATTTGGAACAGTGCGTGGCAAACATTGGAATGATCTTGGCATCATGGCCAG GTTTGTTGTACATGTGCATGGATAATTGTCGGGCAATCAAAAGTCTGATTAGTTCTTTGCACGTACCCAACGCTGATATGCGA GACGCACTGctgaacctcttcttccaagctTTGCGTATTAAAATGCCAAAGTATATGAATGCTTTCCTCGATGGCAAGCGTTTGACTG TGTACAACCGCACTCAGGAAGCCACAGCGCAACAACTTCAGGAAAATAGtaatgaagaggaagaggtgcaGCCTTTGACTCTAGTTGACCACTATATTGCGCTTTTACTCACTATCTGTATTGAGTCTGGATTGCTAGAA GCTCTGGTTGCAGTGATTGAAGAGGGCAATTCTACGCTGAACAGGAAAGCCACGCTTCTGTTGGGTGAAGTTCTTCAAATGGCAAACCGGGTTCTACCTCTTCAATTTGCAGCTCAACTACAG TCGTTGCCCCGTCTATTTACTGAAGCTACAGATTTTGCCAAGCCCGGCGATCGCATTGCCGCACTCTCAGCGCTGTCTTCAATTGACAGTCTTAATCGTAACCAAACCAAGGCTGTTCGACGAGCTGCTGCCGACAAGGCATTTACCTCAACGGCTCAGCAGGATTCCTTGATGCGTGGCCAGAGACAAGTCCAGCAGGTCAAGCTTCGCTTGAGGTTGCAGATCGAGGATAAACAGTTTCAACAAATGATTGTGGATTCCGGC CTGCTTTTGCATCGTGATCATACCAAATGGAACTATGAAGTCATTGTGGACCTCGTTGAAGGACCGTTACTGAATCCAAAAAGGCTGGATGAGGCCATCAGGGCAACTAAGTTTGTTAGGCGTTtgttttccttcttccatccataCAACAATAGGTTTTCAACCGTCAAGCGCACTCGA CCAAATCACAAATGGGTTAAACTCGGTTGCTCTTTACTATCAACCATGTTGAGCACGCCCGAGGGCATACGGTTCTTGACGGAGGACAAGCTGTTAAGACAGCTTCTGCATTGTTTCAATGAGCTTGATCAG TACGTTGGCCAGCCGACTGCTCGACCGCTCTTTGCGCGGGATCGCTTGGAGGGTACTTTAACCTACGGTTACTTTGAAATGATCGGGACGTTAAGTAAGCACAGGGAAGGAATGAA GTTGATGGAGAAATTCAAATTCTTTACTTCTTTTTACCATCTGAGCGAGCAGAGAAGCCGAGACGATATAATCAGAATTATCATTGAATGTTTTGATTACACTCT TGATGCGCACCCTCGTATAGTTCTTTCCAAAGCCCTCACCTCCTCATACATGGAAACTCGTCTCTATGCCACTCATCATCTtggccatcttcttcaagaacaACCGATTCTTATGGACTGGGGACTTCAACTTATGATTACTCAGCTATATGATACCGCAATGGAAGTTTGCGATGTGGCTGTGATGTATCTCGAGGAGGCCTGTACAGATCCTATGTGGCTGGAGAAAGTCGTGCAGTTGAGGCCAACATTAGAGCATTTGGGCGATGTCGGTCATCCACTGTTTATGCG CTTCGTTTCGACTAGTGTCGGATTTCAGTACCTCAATCAAGCACAGTACATTGAACGGGAGCTTGAGAGCTGGCTGGCT GAACGTAATCTTCTTTATGTCATAGAAGCCGAAACGTTCGTTTCTAAAACGATTCGTCCTTGGGCAAGCGACACCATAGAAGACTATTGGGTGTACGACGGCTTGGCCCCCAGTCATTTCCTTGGTGAACTCACCAAAACTCCCGAAGGCTGTGAGCTTCTCAAGGAGCGAGGAATCGTTGCAGAATTTGCAGAAATAGTGCGGTTAcatgggatggaagggggCGATCCTTCGGTGTTGACGAATTTGAAGAGTGTACTCTGGGCTCTG GGTAACATAGGCTCTACTGAGGGCGGACTTCCGTTcctggaggatgaagagataaTCATGGAAATAATTGATGTGGCTGAGCAATCTCCTGTTCTAACAATTAGAGG AActtgcttcttcgtcatcgGTCTCATTTCCTCAACTCGTATGGGCGCAGAAATTCTTGAAGAGTTTGGCTGGATAGCCACCAGGACACCGTTAGGTGATACTACGGGCCTTTGCTTGCCCAATGACGTGTCGCGTTTCGTCGCC ATTGATGCCTGGGAACGACCTGATCTCCGCCCATTCGCTCCTACCCTTCCCAAGCTGCATGGTTTGGAATCAGAAATAATGACATCAATTGCAAACCTCTCTAATTACGTCCTGGCTGCTGGGGCTATGAATAACCTCAAACG AATCCGAACCCGTCATCCCAAATatttctcctccatcactCTTTTCCACCGTGCTTTACGAACCATTTCCACGAATCACTTCCAGGCTCCTGTTCGGCGTTTTATTCTCGATCTTTTTGAGCTCAAACTTGAACGTCCAACTCTCATACAGTTAGTCGGGATAGAGGCTAGTATTTGGCGATCGGCGGAGAGACACACTGCCAAGAAAGAAGCAGTAGCCACTACTGATAAGAGGCAGAAAGTattggatgaggaagaccaACCGCCAAAATCGGAAGAGGACAGGGAGGGCAGGCGTCGCTCAGCCAGTTTCCCAGGTTTATCACCTGCTACTGAGCCCATATCGCATAAATTAGAAAGCAGAATGAGAGGTATTACTATCAGTAATATCGACCGtcaaaaagtggaggatgcCAAGTTGATGAGTTCGCCCCTGGGTATCCCGGTCCTGGAGCCAATCGTGATGCCCAAAGAAGATTTCTCTGcaaatgggaggaaggttgGCTGGATTGACAATAACAAAGCGATCGGTGTTGAGGGTGCGGATTCGCCATCAGAGCAAGCAAGCGAAAAAATGAAACGGAAAGAACCAAAGGAAGTCGAGGAAATTTCAGAGACGATTGAAGAGGCAGACAAACGAAGAAGCAATATTGAGGGACAAAGTAAGGCTAAAACGCATGTTCGGGGTTTCTCTGTTGTGCCCTTGGATCTGTGA